The DNA region GGATTGCGGAAAGGAGCGCGATGCGCCGTGCCGTGCGGCACGGACAACTTCCGCCCGGCCGCGGCGAAGGACATGCGATAGTGCGTCTTCCATTTCGACTTGCCTCGTGACAACCGCCATGGCTGCAGGGCCAGTCTAGGGTGATTCATATATTCACAAAAGAAAGTCTTAACTAATTGCTTATTTCATTTGTGAATAAAATGGACGCAACGGTGAATGGGGAGTACGCGCGGCTTGGCAAACCCCGGGACCGGCGTGGTGAAGGCGGCTCTCGGGTGTCCGGGACGAGGACGCGTGTCGGCAGCAGTACCCGGTCAAGCCGGCCGGCCAGCGCTCAGAAGATCAGCGTGCTCCAGTCGGGATCGAGCACGCGCCCCAGGAATGCCGCGGCACCGACGATGCCCTGTGTTTCCCGGATGAGCTTCGAGCGGTCCACGACGTGAGCGTCGAGCGCGTCGCTGCAGGCAAAGAACTTCGCCCCGAAGTCGCAGGCGTTGCGCATGTGCTGGTAGACGCTCGTCTCGCGCCCGACGCCGCCGTACAGCTTCTCGGCCACATCGCCGACGAGCAGCAGGACCGACCGGCTGGAGAAGTGAACCTCGACTTCGACGTCCATCGCTGCCGCCGCCGCCGCGTGGAAGAAGGGCGTCACGCACAGGTGCGGCGCCGCCGGATCGGTTGCCCAGAGCAGGATGGCAAGGCGCGTTCTCACGGCGGCGGTGCTTCCCCGAACGTTTCCGCAAGCAGATTCATGTAGGCTTCGACCGCCGCCGGAATCACGTCCCCGGTGACAAGACTGCTGATGTCACCGTCCCAATCGTTCGGTCGCAGGCGCACCAGCCAGCCGTCGCCGTAGGGGTCGGTATTGATCACGCCGGGACGCTTCCGCGCCTCGGTGTTCGTCTCCACGATGGTGCCGCCGACGGGCGAGCGCACGGCACGGATCACCTTCGACATCTCCAGCAGACCGAGCGAGCGTTCGCGCTCGATGCTCGACGCCACGGGCTTCGGCATGAACTCGATGAACTCGCCCGAGATGTGGGCACCCAGCGGGGTGATGCCGACGGTGACGATACCGTCGGCATCCCGGCGCGCCCACGTGTCGTGCTGCAGCAGGTAGTGAAGATCGTCGGGAAAGTCGAAACCGTGGATCGTGGCCATACGGATTCGGCCGCTCGACGATTCGCGTTGCGATCAGGTCGCAACCACGGAGCGCACCGTCAGCCCTTCACCTCGCGTGACGTCATGCTGTAGCGGAAGTTCTGCGGATCGTACTGGTTCGGCGTGCCCTTGGCCGTCTCCGCGTAGGGGTACATGAAATGGCCGAGCGCCTTGCTGGTGGCGGGGGCAAGCCGCGTGTCACCGGCCGTGTTGTAGCCGATCCAGTTCATCTCCCAGAAGCCGAACAGTGTCTCGCGCGCGAGCGCGACGCGCGCATCGCTGAGCGGCAGCAGCTGCTCCTTCTGCTCTTCGAGGACGACCTTGCGGACGTCGGCGGGGTCGACGGGGATCCACCCGAAGTTGGGATGAAAGAACTCCGCACGGCAGTGTTGTGCCTTGGTGATGTCGCCGCTCTTGCCGAGGCTCTTCCAGGTCGCCGAATCCGCCACGCGCACGCCGTAGACGTCACGCGCGGGGATGCCGGCCGAGCGCGCAAGCCCGACGAAGAGCGCGTTCAGGTCGGCACACTTGCCGCCGAGATTTCCGGATTCGAGCATGAAGCGGATGTCGCCCGTGCCGCAGCCGACCACCTTGGGATCGCGGTAGGTGTTCTCGACGATCCAGTCGTAGATGGCGTGGGCGCGCTCGACGGTGCTGGAACTGGCAGTCGGCAGGATGCGCGTGGCCGTGGCGCGCACGATGCCATCGGTGGGGATGTGCGCCGACGGCTGCAGATAGAGGTCGAGTTCCTCGCGCGAAACGTAGTGCAGAGGGCCGGGCTTCGTCGTGTCGACGTGGCGGTTGCGCGTCGCCACCAGCGTGGAGAGCTGCAGGGCGGGTGGTGTGCTGGCTCCGTCCCAGGTCGCGAAAAACGCCGGCGCCCCGTACCTGGGATCGCGGTAGATGCCGGTCTGCGTGGCGTTGCCGCTCCAGCGGATGTCCAGCGTGCGCTGGTAGTCGGTGTCGCGGTACTGCGGCAGCGGCAGCCAGAGTTTCGCCGGCAGTGCCTCCGGCGACAGTTCCACGCTGGTGATCACTTCGAACTGGCGCCATCCCGCATCGAGCGGAGGCGCAGCGGGGGACGTCTCCGCGGCGGCGTTCGCCACTGGCGGCAGCGCGGTGACCGCCGCAGCGGCGGCCGAGAAATTCAGGAACGTACGTCTATCCATCTCGATACCCTCCGTACCCTTTGGAGTGTCCGCGCCGGACCGGCGACGAACCGCTGCAAGGCGTGTCGATTGCGTCTGGCGCGCCGACACGGTGTTGTCATGGCGGAAGAGAATGGGAGTCGAACCCACCCGGGAGCGCATAGCACCCCCAACCGGGTTTGAAGCCCGGCCGCCCCACCAGGGACGATTCTCTTCCTAAGAGATCTCATCGGCGACCGGGTTCGCCGCAGGTGCGTTGTCGATCATCGCGAGGCTGTCGGTGCGCACCAGGTGTCTGTCACGCACGCGCCGGGTGAAGCCGACGCGGTCGAAGAACTCGAGGACCTGGATCGCGCGCTTCCGGCCGAGTGCCGTACGGTCACGGAACGCCGCTGCACGCACTTCGCCTTCGCTCTCCTGCAGGCTGTTCGCCAGCGCGGCGAGCCTGCGAATCGCGAGCGGATGATAGAACAGATCGCGGACGACCTGATAGGTCTGCCCACGCCTGGAGGCACGGATCAGCGCACTGCGTACCGATGCCTCCGGCTGCCTGCAGGATTTCGCAAGGTCGCGCACCCACGGCGGATCGAACGGGGCCTCGAGCAGGTGCGGCAGCAGCGCCTCCAGCAGTGCGCTTTCGGCCGCCGAGGGCGCGTCGTCGTGGCCGGGCAGATGCAGCCACGGTCCGCTGCGGCGGATGCGCCCTTCGGCGAGGAGATCGGTGACGAGCGCGCGGTAGAGCGCGCCGTCCAGCTTGGGGAAGGCCATCCGCTTGAGCCGCGCGCTGTCCGGACCGAGCTCATCCGGATGGGTACCGTGGAATGCCGCGAGGTGTTCCTCCACGCGCGTCCCGAGCGCCTTCCAGTGATCCTCGGCGATGGCGAAATCGATTCCCTCGGCGCTCGCACGGCGCGCGCGCAGTCCCTGCACGAGGGCGGAAACGTCCCGGATGTTGCCGGCGGCTGCGAAACGCCTGAGATCGACCCCGAAGGGTTCGCACGCAACGAGCGCGGCCAGCCGGGGAGCGGCCGTATCGGCCTCGAGCGCCCGCAGCACGGTGAGGCGCTGCGGCGAGCGGCGGTAGCGCGCGGGTGCGAAGGGATCGAGCACGCAGCCACCGCCCACCGTGCGCATCGCCGATGCATCGCGGATGATGAAGCGATCCCCCCGCCAGGCGGCGATCGACGCCTGCAGGACGAGCTGCACCAGCGGCCCTCGCCCTGACCCGTGCGGGTCGGCGCCGGGCTCGACGTCGTCTTCGAGCGCGACGAGCCGCCCGGTCACGTGCGCTGCACCGAGATGCACGTGCAGCGTGGTACCCGAACGCAGCGCCTTCGTCTCGCCGGCGAGCAGATCGAGCCGCGCATCGAAGCGGTCCGTCGCCAGCGCGATCGGCGGCGCGACGACCCAGTCGCCGCGGCCGACCTCCTGATGGCCGACGCCGACGAGATTCAGCGCGCAGCGCTCGCCGACTGTTGCCCGCTCGCTTGCCCGGTTCTGCGCATGAATGGAGCGCACGCGAACCGCGACGCCGCGTGGGGCGAGGGTGAGGTGCGCGCCCACCGCGATCGCGCCCGAGTGGACCGTCCCGGTGACCACCGTGCCGATCCCCGGCAGCGCGAACGAACGGTCGATGGCGAGTCTGAAATGCCCGTCGTCGGCGAGCCGGCGATGCGCCCGCGCGTGCTCCTCGAGGAAGCGCCGCAGCGCCTCGACACCGGCACCGGAGCGCGCCGAGACGGCGAAGAGCGGGGCGTCCGCCAGCGGGGTGGGCGCGACCAGCGTTCGCACTTCACGTTCGACCGCGGCGATGCGCCCGGCGTCGACGACGTCGATCTTGGTGAG from Betaproteobacteria bacterium includes:
- a CDS encoding peroxiredoxin, with amino-acid sequence MRTRLAILLWATDPAAPHLCVTPFFHAAAAAAMDVEVEVHFSSRSVLLLVGDVAEKLYGGVGRETSVYQHMRNACDFGAKFFACSDALDAHVVDRSKLIRETQGIVGAAAFLGRVLDPDWSTLIF
- a CDS encoding glycine cleavage system protein H — its product is MATIHGFDFPDDLHYLLQHDTWARRDADGIVTVGITPLGAHISGEFIEFMPKPVASSIERERSLGLLEMSKVIRAVRSPVGGTIVETNTEARKRPGVINTDPYGDGWLVRLRPNDWDGDISSLVTGDVIPAAVEAYMNLLAETFGEAPPP
- a CDS encoding transglutaminase domain-containing protein, which encodes MDRRTFLNFSAAAAAVTALPPVANAAAETSPAAPPLDAGWRQFEVITSVELSPEALPAKLWLPLPQYRDTDYQRTLDIRWSGNATQTGIYRDPRYGAPAFFATWDGASTPPALQLSTLVATRNRHVDTTKPGPLHYVSREELDLYLQPSAHIPTDGIVRATATRILPTASSSTVERAHAIYDWIVENTYRDPKVVGCGTGDIRFMLESGNLGGKCADLNALFVGLARSAGIPARDVYGVRVADSATWKSLGKSGDITKAQHCRAEFFHPNFGWIPVDPADVRKVVLEEQKEQLLPLSDARVALARETLFGFWEMNWIGYNTAGDTRLAPATSKALGHFMYPYAETAKGTPNQYDPQNFRYSMTSREVKG
- the selB gene encoding selenocysteine-specific translation elongation factor, producing MIIGTAGHIDHGKTTLVRALTGVDTDRLPEEKARGISIELGYAYAPLASGDVLGFVDVPGHEKFVHTMLAGATGIDFALLVVAADDGVMPQTREHLDILCLLGVPTGAIALTKIDVVDAGRIAAVEREVRTLVAPTPLADAPLFAVSARSGAGVEALRRFLEEHARAHRRLADDGHFRLAIDRSFALPGIGTVVTGTVHSGAIAVGAHLTLAPRGVAVRVRSIHAQNRASERATVGERCALNLVGVGHQEVGRGDWVVAPPIALATDRFDARLDLLAGETKALRSGTTLHVHLGAAHVTGRLVALEDDVEPGADPHGSGRGPLVQLVLQASIAAWRGDRFIIRDASAMRTVGGGCVLDPFAPARYRRSPQRLTVLRALEADTAAPRLAALVACEPFGVDLRRFAAAGNIRDVSALVQGLRARRASAEGIDFAIAEDHWKALGTRVEEHLAAFHGTHPDELGPDSARLKRMAFPKLDGALYRALVTDLLAEGRIRRSGPWLHLPGHDDAPSAAESALLEALLPHLLEAPFDPPWVRDLAKSCRQPEASVRSALIRASRRGQTYQVVRDLFYHPLAIRRLAALANSLQESEGEVRAAAFRDRTALGRKRAIQVLEFFDRVGFTRRVRDRHLVRTDSLAMIDNAPAANPVADEIS